aaaaggttttctttGAACGTGACCTTCTACAGCCTGTACTTGGGTATGGGAAATTTTGGCTTCAGCATCTTTTTGATACAGCTCATGTACGGTGCTATTGAAATACCAGCTATTCTTCTCAACATGTGGCTGTTGGAGGTTTTTGGGAGAAgaatattattcatttttaccGCTCTGAGTGGAGGACTCTGTTCCGTTCTTACCCTAGCTGTTTCCCAAGGTAAACCTCTGGGCTGGGTTAGGATCGTTTGAATTCACGTTTTTTGTCCTGTTGGCCAGGTCTAattgttgttctgttttcaggATACCCCATTGCTCTTACAGCTTTAGCTGTCGGAGCACGTTTTTTCCTGATCTGGAGTTGTTCTATATGTGGTATTTTTGTCCAGGAGTTGTTTCCAACTTCTGTTCGGTGGGTGTTGAGCttattagaaacatttttaatagaCAGTAAATCATTTTATATACCTTTTTCAGTGCCTTCACACATTCAGGCACTGAAAGGTTGAAACAATCACAAGAATACATTCAAAAgtatattgtgtatttttccaATAAGCATATCTGCTCATTGATTATGTGGACGTGATGTCTGTTATAATGACCATCTTTCAGACAAACAGCCACAGCTTTCGGAAACATGTCAGCCAGAGCAGGAGGGTTAGTGGCGCCACTGCTCAGCATCCTGGCCACGTACCACTGGGCCATCCCCACCACAGTCTTCAGCAGCCTTACACTGGTCAGTGGATTTCTCGGCTTCTTGCTCCCCGAGACCAGGAGGAAGGAGCTTCCTGAATCTACCAATGAGGCTGAAGGCAACAGGTGACCTTGGCAGATATGTTCCATCGTTAGAGGAAATGTCATTAGATACGTTAACAATCTTTTGCACCCTGGTAACTTACATCACTACTTTGTCTTTCAGAAATGTGACCACtgcaagaaaagaaagtgtTCCCTATCTGAAATCTACAGAATTGTAGACATGTGTCTGATTAGTTCattcttgaaatattcatgatGAATCTGCTTCAAACTATCATCACGTACTGTGCGTCAGTGCTCCCCACCTAAGGGtcggaggagaaaaaaatacttgttttacAAAATAGTAACGGTATGTCTCATttttcaagcctttttttttttctaaaagacTACATATTTGTGTTCAATGTTAAATTTCAATAACTGAGTTTTGAAGATTTTTAGATAAGATGCTTAGAccgtgttttttttaaaagtacatGAGAACGCAGTTTTATCCTGTTTATGTAAATTGAACCCTTCATGAATTTACCACTACATGTACACTTTCTCATCTCTCCTGTATACTTtgtattacatttatatttgcaGTTACCTGTTTGGTAGACACAGTCCAACCCAAAGTAGTTCAAGGAAAAGCCTATTTAAGAGGAGGTGCCTCTGTAAATACGTGTAAAAAAGACGCAACTTTTCTCAATTCAGTTGTAAGATGATTGGCTTAGCAACTGGACTGTAAAGTTGGCTTGTGGTTTTTGATATTACcctgtataaataaaatgcatattttaaaacCTTAGTGCTCAAGCTTTGTTAACTTGTATCATTTTTGCTTCAACCACAAAAACTACTTgtatgaacattttcaaaacgtggctctgtgaaaacatttccaaCGTCATAATTTCACATGAACAACATTTCATGACCTTATTCCTACTTTTATATTGTCAGTTATGTTACACTGAACACAGCAGATTTAATTCACCAACATCAGAACTGAGAAATTTGACAGATATTTGCAGGCCAGGACTCCAGTGTTATTCAGGTGTTCCACTGAATTATTGGCTCAATGAGAGACAATATAGTAGTAAAACATAAGTGGATGTTGTTTAAACATGTGGTGCAGTCTTTCTAAAGGCACCAATACAAGGAAAACAGACACGGTTAATGTCTTTAGTTTCTCAAACATTGGAGAATTCCACCAGCCCACCCTGCTTTCTAAATGGCATTTGATGTATGCAAATTCCTCCACGCTAAAGCTGTATTTCCTGTGTAGaggcataaaataaaataaaaaaatgaatgtgtaataaaaatataattcaaaCACACTTAATAATACCAGTTTGCCATACTGCATTTCACAAGTAGTTTAAATGAAAACTCCGGCTACTGGGTTGGGTTTAACCTGTGCTGAACAGGGACCAGCTGAATGCTGACAAATCAGCGAAGGCAAAAGAAGAAACCAGACCATGTGGATTTTGTAGTTTAGAAAACTTTAATTAAGCAACAAATTAGTCTTTCTTGGCAGCAGCCTTTCTCATGGCAGCCAGAACGTTGCTCagctcctccctctttctcttggCCCTGATGTGAGTTCCAATCTGGGGAATAAACATAGCAACATTAGGCTGAATCCTTTCACCACCGTGTGAACTGAGGTTTCTATCTGCAGAGCTGTGGACTATGTGCAAAGCATCATGTCCAATAACGGGGCACAATGCTTTATACTTGCTACATGCTTGCTCGTCTCATCACTCACTGCATCTGTATGGCCGAATGAATGAAACTATAGATACCAGAGCACAACTCTGTACATACAAGCTGCAAAATCAGTTATAtaatattatcaaaatagcaATATGGTGGAGTGCAATATCACTGTGGGAGAACAGTCTTGTACTAAAACACTGTCAAGCTACAGAGACGCCCTGGTCTGCAACTCTTTTTCTCCAGATATGAGAATGataaacatgtcacatcatGATGATAGATTTTCGTGGTGAAAATGAGGATTGTGCAGCAGGGACAATCATTGTACTTTCATATTTATCACAGATAAGAgatgaaatgaagtgaaaaatgcAACTGTGGCCGTTTATCAGTTCATATTCACACTAGCATTTTTAAGAGCCAACAGAAAATTAGAAACTTACCCTCTTCTTGATAAACTTGAGGGCTCTCTTGTCCTTTGACACCTTCAGCAGCTCCATGGCTCGCCTCTCATATGGAGCAAACCCGCACACTTCACGGATCATGTCACGCACAAACTTGCTGTGCTTGGTCAGACGCTGCAATGGAATAACAAGATGTGGTATGAAATATATATCTTCTCCAATGtcttataaataaatataaaccaGACAGAATGCTTTATCAATATCTTGGTTTCCCCCCTATATAGCCAACACTAAAAGATCAGCCTTCAGAGCTAAAATGTTGCTTGTTTTACGATGCTTTATAGTTTGACATTTCACCAACACTGCTGTTGAACATTTGAGGAACACACGTCTGATCTATGGATTAAGGCAAAGTGTCTTTTGTCCCCACACCAAGTACACAATTGTTGGAATTGTACATTTACCAAAATCTCATGAAGAccaaacaagtcattttttaaaagcccATAAATATATATGACTTTGAACACAGATGGTATTGTTGGCAGTTTGAAAAGAGAACGTCACCAAACCTGCCTTTGTCATTATACTTCTGCCAAAAGTTAGCGTCACCACTCTACTAGCTTGGCAATAGAGAATCATAATTTACCTAAAATCATTAAGTGATTTACAGCAATAAGACTGGCTGGATGTTTTTACAGCAGCGGCAATCTGGGATTAGATGGTGCAGACTGATGACCTGTGGTTGGCTATTCAAATTGCCCATCACTACAGTCAGTTAACGGCAGGTACTCACCCCGCGACGGCGGCTGTGTTTTGGAGCGGTCACATTCTTGGTGACTGGGTGGCCTTTGTTAAGGCCAACGGCCATGGGGTAGCGGATTCCCATTtctgtagagaaaaaaaaaaaacataatgtgaactgcaaaacaatatttttaactAATGGTCTAGTCCAAATATTTTTGGAAGACATTTATTGTTTAAACTTTAGCGAACATCAACAGTCAATATGGCATTGTAAGCTGCAATTATTGTCTACATTTTCCATATCATATTACCATTGCCTATATTAATCTCTTCAGAGTAGCATACCAACTCTAATGCGACAACTGCATACCACAAACTCCAGGCTGACACTTGACAATAATGGCACATACACGAAACAAAGTTGCTGTCCATCTTATTTCCAAAGTTTCTGCCCATCCTGACAAACACCGACTGAAGACTTAGAGTATCTTCACCTTAGATTTTACCAATCCACCAATTTTCAGCCAAATAAAATACTGTTTACAGGTCGACAAGGGATCAAAACACATACAAAGGGCTGTTTTAAGAAAAACCTCTACATGTGTACATGACCTAAACAGGGCCATCACATCCCTTTTTAAGTTATCAGTCATTGCCTATTGGTTGCATCTCCAGATCCCCACAACTTCTCCTGACTCAGTGCTGACTGGAAACTCAGGGGTATGGCACTGAACAGCCACTGTTACAGTAcaactttaaataaatgcattaacGAGCAATCAGTTATGAACTGTAACTgtgatgcagccattttgttcCCACAAAGTAAGCATAACAGTGGGAAACCTTCAGCTCAACAGCGACCAGAGTGCACTTTAATAAAGCACCATGTTATCTATTATCACCCGAGTTTCTGTTCCACTGATATAAGCTCGTCTCTGAATACAGTAGCGgatgtaaaacatttataaaacacgTGTGAAGTCTATGTTGTGTTTCGTCATGGCTACTTGTCGATAAGCTCCTTCCCCCGGACAGGTTGGATGCTAATACTTGCCTACTATCATACACTCCCAAAGACTGAGCTTGCTCGTTCCTACTTATTTTTTCTACAGACTGACAGACGGTTTGCGGCTGTTGGCAACAGCTCGTGTGATTTCAGGAGGTTAGTCGTCGCTGCAGTATGTTGAATGAACACAGGCGGAGACGCTGGCTAGCCACCGACGCGGCTACAAATGTCTAGTTTTTAATTTATCGTATGGCCACAATACTGGACACAGATGTTTGGTGAGGTCAGTAACCTTGATTCAACTTAGTTTATTCGGCAGAAATCTACGGATGGCGAAGATTACGAGTGGATTTAAGTTGATAGTTGTCAGCTCCAATATCttacctgctgctgtctctaaTGGCGGTCGAGCCGGAAGGACTGTTTTCAGACCCGGAAGcgatatatatatttttgatactTGAACTGTGCCGCCAGCTGAACAGCGCCCCTGTCGGGCTGGAAGATGTTCTTGTGTGTAATTATTTGTTGACAGTCGCTTGCTCTTCTGCATTATTACAGATAGACGCAGCATTCCAGTCATCGTTACATATAGATAAAGTGTGTCCCATGGCGGCCATCACTTTCCTTTTTGATATCTGTTACAGTTATTGAGTAATTGAAGTATGTATACTTTACGGTATTGTTTTAATGGACTGTTTATACTCATCAAAACCTCAAAAAACTAAATTCTGACTGTAATCATACAGTtccttcaaaatgtcaaacactaaTTACCAGCTGTTTCACTCACTTCTTATTTGTTTAACTGAAATTACAGTTTAATCTTTAATCTATCAGAGCATAAAAGAGGCCTCTGGCGACCTCTAGCGTGTCTGGAAAGAAGAGCAGCAAGCAGCAAGAGGAAGAACgagagcaagaggaggagaatgaCAAAGAGGGACAAATCATATCCACACAATTCCGGTTTGAATGTTATAGCGTCTTAACATTGTGACTAATGATTTTATTTGGATGTTATCAAATTGTTCCAGATCAGATTGTTATCATATAATGATCAAAATCACGCTGAAACATTGTGATTTACCTCAGACTCAAACTTGGCAATGCTGAAACAGTAACTCTCCCTCAGATTCGAATTTGGACATATTGCATTGGCCTAATGTTAGAATGGGATTTTGTGAAACACAttcatattacacaaaaacaatgtgtaaCAATAACTATATCATATTCATCTAATGTATTTTTCGAGTAAAATAGACCAAGTTAACATTGATCAAATGCATTTTTACTATTATCTGTACTGCACTATACTGTGCTGATTTTATCACTGTTTGCTTTCATATCTTTCAAATTGTTGCATCCATTAATATACCTTCACAAATAACTCTATGTGTACCAAAAAGAAGACTAATTGAAATtgcttttgtatttattaatttcatacatttaacCCAAGAGCACAAtggcaataaaaaacaattatataCACGATAACTTACATGTTAAACAGTAAACACTATAAGGATATGATATTTCCACATTTCATCGTCAGCTCGCTGATACCACTCGCCCATCATTTGTCCTTGGAAAACAAGACCTCCCCAAACACTGCTAGCTGTTCAACTcaaatgaatattaatataCAGTCTGTGTTTACTTGTAACAACACATAATTCATCCCTTCACATCATATGTTTTTCTcacccttttctttcctttgctcATGCTGCTTCATTTGACATTAACTGAGCTGTCAtgcaatgaaaatgttgaaaatgctctaacattttgaataaaaatgaacaaatctttATTTCAAAGGCTGCTGATACCAGATAACATCACTTTGTTGAGTAATTAACtaaaatatattaacattttaacatttattcaatGTTACTGTTTcctcaaaattcaaaattagTTCACTTCTATATTTTACAGTCCaagactttaaaataaaactataataGCAACAATGACTGGATATTTACCATCTGTACCACCTGAACACTAACCATTTCCCTTGTAATTGTTgcaacacaaattcaaacatgCACAGCCTTTTTCAAGATAGTTAATGATATGTGTGGCTTAAACACTTTCAGACTAGCAAATTATTTGGAAGATTTTCAGAAAACTATAGAAGGTTCATTTCTCTTGCAAagacttttttgaaaaaatcaaCAGCACTCTATTGGAGCACAATCAGATAACTTAGCTCGTTGCAACCAAACTGTTTATGTGAGATAGCATTTCAATTCTGTGCAAGAAAGCGAGCGAATATCCCCAAATGCCAATCTATTTGCTTTAGGagcctaaaaaaaataaaggcctGGCCTGGAGTTTAACTGTATGAGATGCTGGTATTTCCATCTATTTAAACTTCAAGGGGTcatcaaacaaaactgtttcagtgCTCAAATTTGGAATTTTATTACAgatgaattattaatcaatACATTCAGAACACAGCATTTTTATGTCACAATATTTCCTGGTCAAATTACACCTTATTGTTATGAGTTTTTAATtgttcattcattaaaaaaaatcccttgaAAGACAGTTCATAGCAAACATTACATCATCTGCTTCTCTTCATGttatctttgaaaaaaaaaccatgtcatgtcatgaaaaatgttaattttgcaGCTGTAACGTAAAGACACATGCTGTATTTACCCTACACATTTGAACCGAAGCACATAAATGTCACAGATTGTGTTTGAtacaaatttcaaaataaaaagcaatgttaaatgaaaaaagtgtTAGCTGTGGCTTTGATAAGTAATTAAACGTTAAGTGGTTGTCAAATCAATTGGAATGCTTTGTAAAGACATCTTAAAGGCACATTATGTAGGATTTGTCAGTTCTGTTTCTAAACACacattgttgagtctcattagCAGGTCAAAATGTCGGCATTTATTGTAACTACCTGGTAATGGGTCTCAACCATCAATTATCCTTCTCCACAATCACCCTGAAACATCACAAACCAGGCAAAAATATTGAGGAAGACAccatcacatattttttttaatgaaaatccTGCATAGGATACCGCAAATCtatgatgatgatttttgtaCATTCCAACTGTGTATTATTACCGTGTTAACACGTTCCTGCAATCACCCGAGTAAATCATCCATCCAGCTGCTACTTGTGACAGTATTTTCTGCTGgttgctctgtgctgtctgcgAAAAAATCCACAACACTTGGCTCAGACACTGACAGCaactgtggctctgatgcaaaGATATCGTTGGCAAAAAGATCTGTCTgagctgaaggagcagcagcagcagaggaggtatCTGAACCGAACAGATCATCCAGTGAGTTAGAAGTGCCTGAGGTGGGTGAAAGCAACACATCTGTACCATTTGAGATGTCACTAAGTCCAAAGAAGTCGGGAAAGGCAGACGGTTGGTTTGTTGATTGATCAGACGCATTTACAGCAGGTGACTGAGTGAACAGAGCGTCATTTGAACCGAATATGTCGAAGTCAGTGCCCGAGGTTTGATCCTCAGTTTGGTTTACGGATGCTGTCTCGGAGACAATAAGCTGATCAGTCATGCCGAGCACTACTTCATTCTCAGACGGCATTGAGTCCAGCAGGCTGAAAGTATCAATAGGAGCAGGTGACAAAGCTGCGCTACTtaaagaagatgaaaatatatCAACAGGGGTGTTTGCGAAAATCTCTGCAGAGTCAGACTGAGCAAAAAGATTAGAGGCATCTTGAGGAGGTTCTTGATTGAGATCAAGAAGTCCTCCGCTGCCTCTTTCTTCTACGTCTGATGCATCAAGCAACTCGCTCGGCTTCTGAACGGATTCATCAGCAATTATCTGAACGGCCAAAGTCTCAACAGAGGCTGAACTGACACTGTCCCCAAAAATATCATCATTAACTGGAGCACTCAGAGCTTCACCTCCACTTGACTCCTCAGATGCTGCGTTCACTGACTGCACAGTATTGGGAGGATCGATCACAGACGGGCCTGTAGCCTCACCGCTTTGCAAATGTGATTCCTGATCATCTGTCGGACTCGCCTCGGTTTGTTCTAGAGCTCTAACGTCGTCTCGTGTTTCGCTTGAAGTAGTGATCAGGTGGGATGGCTCTGAGGATGTGCTCACAGACTCACTTGTGTTACCGTCCGGCGTGTTGGGCTCCGCAGAATGTGACTCATCCTTTGTATGCTCCCCAGCCTCTTGTTCCTGAAGTGGAGCTTGAGACGTGCCACCTTCTTCTTGCAACTCTTTCATAACGGCCTCCTTtacctcctctgtctttctgtcatcAGCGTGTGCTTTCTCATTTCTTTCATCTTGCTTAGCCGCTTTTGTTGTGTCCTCTACCTTCTCCGAGGATGACTGAAAGAGTCTTCCTAagagtccaccaccgggtttgACATCTGTTTTCTTGGCATCTTTTGGGtcggttttgtttgttttgtcgcTTACACCTGATGTGAAGAGCTTAGACAAAGGACTCTTCCCTTTGGACCAGGACCCGAGTTTGGCCTTTGTCTTTTCCGCCTGTTTTGCAGAACCCTTCAGAGAATTTGCTCTTGCCACAGGCTTTCTCTGACTCCCACCACCTTCTTGGTCACTGGATGATTCAGTCTGTTCACGATTTTTGTTACTTTCGAGGCTGGCCACCTCTCCGCTCATATGTTCTGCAGGACTATGTGCAGTAGTACTTGGATTTTCTGATTCACACGGGTTGACAGAGTCTTTTGGGATGACTTGGGGTATCTCAGGTAGCTCCTGTTTCGCAACTCTTTCAGTTTCTGTCGAGCTCTGACTGTCAAGTGACTCCTCGACCTTGTCTACACCTCCATTTGAAACTGTTATATCAGTCTGTGAGATGTCTTGACTGCTCTCAACTTTAACATCAGACTCCTGTTTCGACATATTACTCTTATCTCCGTGGCATTCATAGTCAGTGATTTCAAGGTACGCCTCACTTGTACTCTGTTCTGTGCTGAGCTCAAATGACGAATGATCAGAGTTATTTTTGTCCCTGTCATCTTTTGAATCCTCGgatctatttattttgtttttttcggttTGATCTGAAAGCTGCACACAGCGCTGTTCATCTCTGGCTCCTGGGGGCAGATGAGAGGACAGGTCATACTGAGTAACATCAACATTTGAAGCAAACCGCACGGACTTCCTAGCTTTGTTTGGATAAGCGCCCAGCCTGTTAGATGCTGGACTGTAGTTTGATTTTGAGCCGGGTGCCAcgtttttctgctctgtttttagGTTTGTGAAAGTAACGCTCTTTTCTCGGGAGAGCGAAGAAAAGTCACGCGCTGTCGGAGAGATGTTGcctctgaaatgtcctgctttGGTTGGCTCACCGCTTTGATTGGTTTCCTCTGAGGTCAGCTTTTCAGTTGAGTTATTACTTGTCTTAAATCCTTCCTTGACCCCTGAAACAAAGGAGCTTGACAGTGTTTTCACttcatctttcatttctccACCACGTCTGATCTTTAACTGGTTGTTGTCTGAAAAGCTCATCCTATGAGTAGACGCTTTGCCAATGTCAGATATCTTATTTTTCACATACGTGCGTTGCTCTGGATCAACCCCTGTACTCTTTCTCTCTGGCGGCcagtttatttttagtttgCCCTTAACGTCGGCACCACTTTTATACGTTGGCTCTTTTGCAGGCGACTTTGGAACAAACGCACCGTCAGAGAACCCTCTGGAGCCGTCGGACGTGTTCAAGTTGCTTTTTACAATTTTGGGAGAAGGCACGGCATCTGGCTCATCTGTGCCTTTATCTTTCCGAAGCCACTGGTCTTTATGCTGCTTGTGTCCAAATCCTTCATcataatttccttttcttttaaaaagctgctggtAGTGAGACATGCAGTAGAACTCTCCATAAAGAGAGGAGTAGTTGTGTAGGCTGCAATAAAGCAACacataaataagtaaacaaatattgTACGTATTCAGtatattgtttcatttgtcaaTTGGTGTTTCATTTGTGCTAGATCAGCTGCTGTGAATGATTTCAGCACATTGGTGATTTGGAATAATCACAACACATCATCTCTGATAATGTTTTTGCTCAGCATTTCCAATGTAAGAATTTCAGTGTAATGAATTGCATCATTGATGTGTGTCAATATCTTTTCGTTGTATAATTGTTGATTTGAGTCTTTTTGATCACGCTGTAAAAAATATCTCACCTGAGCTTCTTCtcacagtgtttacagcagaAACAGTTCCTGTGCAGGATAAGTTTATTTGCCACCATTTTTTCCATGGGGTAGACGGGTGTCAAACAGGCAGAACAC
Above is a window of Acanthopagrus latus isolate v.2019 chromosome 21, fAcaLat1.1, whole genome shotgun sequence DNA encoding:
- the rpl36 gene encoding 60S ribosomal protein L36 translates to MGIRYPMAVGLNKGHPVTKNVTAPKHSRRRGRLTKHSKFVRDMIREVCGFAPYERRAMELLKVSKDKRALKFIKKRIGTHIRAKRKREELSNVLAAMRKAAAKKD
- the LOC119010816 gene encoding immunoglobulin A1 protease autotransporter-like: MCSACLTPVYPMEKMVANKLILHRNCFCCKHCEKKLSLHNYSSLYGEFYCMSHYQQLFKRKGNYDEGFGHKQHKDQWLRKDKGTDEPDAVPSPKIVKSNLNTSDGSRGFSDGAFVPKSPAKEPTYKSGADVKGKLKINWPPERKSTGVDPEQRTYVKNKISDIGKASTHRMSFSDNNQLKIRRGGEMKDEVKTLSSSFVSGVKEGFKTSNNSTEKLTSEETNQSGEPTKAGHFRGNISPTARDFSSLSREKSVTFTNLKTEQKNVAPGSKSNYSPASNRLGAYPNKARKSVRFASNVDVTQYDLSSHLPPGARDEQRCVQLSDQTEKNKINRSEDSKDDRDKNNSDHSSFELSTEQSTSEAYLEITDYECHGDKSNMSKQESDVKVESSQDISQTDITVSNGGVDKVEESLDSQSSTETERVAKQELPEIPQVIPKDSVNPCESENPSTTAHSPAEHMSGEVASLESNKNREQTESSSDQEGGGSQRKPVARANSLKGSAKQAEKTKAKLGSWSKGKSPLSKLFTSGVSDKTNKTDPKDAKKTDVKPGGGLLGRLFQSSSEKVEDTTKAAKQDERNEKAHADDRKTEEVKEAVMKELQEEGGTSQAPLQEQEAGEHTKDESHSAEPNTPDGNTSESVSTSSEPSHLITTSSETRDDVRALEQTEASPTDDQESHLQSGEATGPSVIDPPNTVQSVNAASEESSGGEALSAPVNDDIFGDSVSSASVETLAVQIIADESVQKPSELLDASDVEERGSGGLLDLNQEPPQDASNLFAQSDSAEIFANTPVDIFSSSLSSAALSPAPIDTFSLLDSMPSENEVVLGMTDQLIVSETASVNQTEDQTSGTDFDIFGSNDALFTQSPAVNASDQSTNQPSAFPDFFGLSDISNGTDVLLSPTSGTSNSLDDLFGSDTSSAAAAPSAQTDLFANDIFASEPQLLSVSEPSVVDFFADSTEQPAENTVTSSSWMDDLLG